A DNA window from Desulfobacterales bacterium contains the following coding sequences:
- the rpmG gene encoding 50S ribosomal protein L33: protein MRVIVTLACSECKRRNYTTTKNKRTTPDKLEFSKYCRFCRKHTPHKETK, encoded by the coding sequence GTGAGAGTAATAGTCACCCTTGCATGTTCAGAATGCAAACGGAGAAACTACACAACTACCAAAAATAAGCGTACGACGCCCGATAAGCTGGAGTTTTCAAAGTATTGCCGCTTTTGCCGAAAGCATACGCCGCATAAGGAGACGAAATAG